A region of Stigmatopora argus isolate UIUO_Sarg chromosome 24, RoL_Sarg_1.0, whole genome shotgun sequence DNA encodes the following proteins:
- the fnbp1l gene encoding formin-binding protein 1-like isoform X1, whose amino-acid sequence MENRSGENSVQSRPTHKGQSAMSWGTELWDQFDNLDKHTQWGIDFLERYAKFVKERLEIEQNYAKQLRNLVKKYCPKRSKDEEPRFTSCVSFYGILNELNDYAGQREVVAEEMGHKVYGTLMKYSQDLKAERKHHLQEGRKAQQYLDQCWKQMDNSKKKFERECKEAEKSQLTYERLDNDINATKSEVEKAKAQYYLRTHMADESKNEYAAQLQNFNAEQWKHFNNAIPHIFKNLQDMDQRRTVKLGETYRSFAEAERRVIPIISKCLEGMVSMAKAVDERRDSGIVVESFKSGFEPPGDFPFEDFSQNLSRTGSDGAISNTPKGERDGAPVSRQDPKHAMSKTKNKLWLFGKKPKLPSSSPPLPPSSSSSSRPRSSSQMFPPNRFSSDRVNNYLSEIKTSVPRIPQNLKGLRRGWSVKMAPSVEDFSHLPPEQRRKRLQQKIDELNNKLQIEMDQRDALNKMKDVYEKTPPMGDPNSLQPKISETIFNMEKLRSEIHKHEAWLSEVEGKQASRDRRHSADNHHPTTQGRESPEGSYTEDTSQEHHTPHHSSPPQPGHPSTDPHEFDDEFDDDDPLPVIGHCKALYSFDGQNEGTLVMAEDEVLYIIEEDKGDGWTRARKQSGGEGYVPTTYVEITMEKNCKGAVTYI is encoded by the exons GACCAGTTCGATAATCTGGACAAGCACACTCAATGGGGGATTGACTTCCTGGAGCGTTATGCAAAGTTTGTTAAGGAAAGATTGGAAATTGAGCAAAATTATGCCAAGCAGCTCAG GAATTTGGTTAAGAAATACTGTCCAAAACGCTCCAAAGATGAGGAGCCAAG ATTTACATCCTGTGTGTCATTTTACGGGATACTGAATGAGCTGAATGACTATGCTGGTCAGAGGGAGGTGGTGGCCGAGGAGATGGGGCATAAGGTTTATGGAACACTGATGAAGTACAGCCAGGACCTCAAAGCAGAGCGTAAACAT CATCTGCAGGAGGGCAGGAAAGCCCAGCAGTATTTGGATCAGTGTTGGAAACAGATGGACAAT AGTAAAAAGAAGTTTGAAAGAGAATGTAAGGAAGCAGAAAAATCCCAATTAACCTATGAGAGGTTAGACAATGACATCAATGCTACAAAATCTGAAGTTGAGAAG GCCAAAGCCCAGTATTACTTGCGGACTCACATGGCTGATGAGAGTAAAAACGAGTATGCTGCCCAGCTGCAGAACTTCAATGCGGAGCAGTGGAAACATTTCAACAACGCCATACCACACATCTTTAAG AATCTGCAAGATATGGATCAGCGTCGAACGGTGAAACTTGGGGAGACGTACCGAAGTTTTGCAGAAGCAGAACGAAGAGTCATTCCTATTATTTCCAAGTGTTTAGAAGGAATGGTTTCAATGGCCAAAGCTGTTGATGAACGAAGG GATTCTGGCATAGTTGTGGAGTCATTTAAATCTGGCTTTGAACCTCCAGGCGACTTCCCCTTTGAAGACTTTAGTCAGAATCTAAGTAGAACGGGTTCAGATGGGGCCATCAGCAATACACCCAAGGGAGAGCGGGACGGCGCTCCAGTGTCACGACAAGACCCAAAACATGCAATGAGCAAAACCAAGAACAAGCTGTGGCTCTTTGGGAAAAAACCAAAG TTGCCTTCTTCATCTCCTCCTCTACCtccttcatcctcctcctcctcccgtcCACGTTCTTCCTCTCAAATGTTCCCTCCAAATCGGTTCAGCTCTGACCGAGTGAACAACTATCTGTCTGAGATAAAGACTTCGGTACCCAGAATTCCCCAGAACTTGAAGGGTCTAAGAAGAGGG TGGTCTGTCAAGATG GCTCCGTCAGTTGAGGATTTCAGCCACTTACCCCCTGAACAGAGAAGAAAAAGGTTGCAGCAGAAAATTGATGAACTTAACAACAAGCTCCAGATAGAAATGGATCAGAG GGATGCCCTGAACAAAATGAAAGATGTGTATGAGAAGACTCCACCAATGGGGGACCCTAACAGCCTGCAGCCCAAAATATCAGAGACCATATTCAACATGGAAAAGCTTCGCTCTGAAATCCACAAGCATGAG GCTTGGTTGTCGGAAGTGGAGGGAAAGCAGGCCTCCAGAGACAGAAGGCATAGTGCAGACAATCATCATCCCACTACCCAAGGCAGAGAGAG TCCTGAAGGCAGTTATACAGAAGACACAAGTCAGGAACACCACACACCTCATCACTCCAGTCCCCCGCAGCCTGGACACCCGAGCACTGACCCACACGAGTTTGATGATGAGTTTGATGACGACGATCCGCTGCCTGTCATTGGACACTGTAAAGCTTTGTACTCATTTGATG GTCAAAATGAGGGAACACTAGTCATGGCAGAAGACGAG GTGTTGTACATCATCGAGGAGGATAAAGGTGATGGCTGGACGAGGGCGAGGAAACAGAGCGGGGGAGAGGGCTACGTCCCCACCACTTATGTAGAAATCACCATGGAAAAGAACTGTAAAGGTGCTGTCACATATATCTga
- the fnbp1l gene encoding formin-binding protein 1-like isoform X5, with the protein MENRSGENSVQSRPTHKGQSAMSWGTELWDQFDNLDKHTQWGIDFLERYAKFVKERLEIEQNYAKQLRNLVKKYCPKRSKDEEPRFTSCVSFYGILNELNDYAGQREVVAEEMGHKVYGTLMKYSQDLKAERKHHLQEGRKAQQYLDQCWKQMDNSKKKFERECKEAEKSQLTYERLDNDINATKSEVEKAKAQYYLRTHMADESKNEYAAQLQNFNAEQWKHFNNAIPHIFKNLQDMDQRRTVKLGETYRSFAEAERRVIPIISKCLEGMVSMAKAVDERRDSGIVVESFKSGFEPPGDFPFEDFSQNLSRTGSDGAISNTPKGERDGAPVSRQDPKHAMSKTKNKLWLFGKKPKAPSVEDFSHLPPEQRRKRLQQKIDELNNKLQIEMDQRDALNKMKDVYEKTPPMGDPNSLQPKISETIFNMEKLRSEIHKHEAWLSEVEGKQASRDRRHSADNHHPTTQGRESPEGSYTEDTSQEHHTPHHSSPPQPGHPSTDPHEFDDEFDDDDPLPVIGHCKALYSFDGQNEGTLVMAEDEVLYIIEEDKGDGWTRARKQSGGEGYVPTTYVEITMEKNCKGAVTYI; encoded by the exons GACCAGTTCGATAATCTGGACAAGCACACTCAATGGGGGATTGACTTCCTGGAGCGTTATGCAAAGTTTGTTAAGGAAAGATTGGAAATTGAGCAAAATTATGCCAAGCAGCTCAG GAATTTGGTTAAGAAATACTGTCCAAAACGCTCCAAAGATGAGGAGCCAAG ATTTACATCCTGTGTGTCATTTTACGGGATACTGAATGAGCTGAATGACTATGCTGGTCAGAGGGAGGTGGTGGCCGAGGAGATGGGGCATAAGGTTTATGGAACACTGATGAAGTACAGCCAGGACCTCAAAGCAGAGCGTAAACAT CATCTGCAGGAGGGCAGGAAAGCCCAGCAGTATTTGGATCAGTGTTGGAAACAGATGGACAAT AGTAAAAAGAAGTTTGAAAGAGAATGTAAGGAAGCAGAAAAATCCCAATTAACCTATGAGAGGTTAGACAATGACATCAATGCTACAAAATCTGAAGTTGAGAAG GCCAAAGCCCAGTATTACTTGCGGACTCACATGGCTGATGAGAGTAAAAACGAGTATGCTGCCCAGCTGCAGAACTTCAATGCGGAGCAGTGGAAACATTTCAACAACGCCATACCACACATCTTTAAG AATCTGCAAGATATGGATCAGCGTCGAACGGTGAAACTTGGGGAGACGTACCGAAGTTTTGCAGAAGCAGAACGAAGAGTCATTCCTATTATTTCCAAGTGTTTAGAAGGAATGGTTTCAATGGCCAAAGCTGTTGATGAACGAAGG GATTCTGGCATAGTTGTGGAGTCATTTAAATCTGGCTTTGAACCTCCAGGCGACTTCCCCTTTGAAGACTTTAGTCAGAATCTAAGTAGAACGGGTTCAGATGGGGCCATCAGCAATACACCCAAGGGAGAGCGGGACGGCGCTCCAGTGTCACGACAAGACCCAAAACATGCAATGAGCAAAACCAAGAACAAGCTGTGGCTCTTTGGGAAAAAACCAAAG GCTCCGTCAGTTGAGGATTTCAGCCACTTACCCCCTGAACAGAGAAGAAAAAGGTTGCAGCAGAAAATTGATGAACTTAACAACAAGCTCCAGATAGAAATGGATCAGAG GGATGCCCTGAACAAAATGAAAGATGTGTATGAGAAGACTCCACCAATGGGGGACCCTAACAGCCTGCAGCCCAAAATATCAGAGACCATATTCAACATGGAAAAGCTTCGCTCTGAAATCCACAAGCATGAG GCTTGGTTGTCGGAAGTGGAGGGAAAGCAGGCCTCCAGAGACAGAAGGCATAGTGCAGACAATCATCATCCCACTACCCAAGGCAGAGAGAG TCCTGAAGGCAGTTATACAGAAGACACAAGTCAGGAACACCACACACCTCATCACTCCAGTCCCCCGCAGCCTGGACACCCGAGCACTGACCCACACGAGTTTGATGATGAGTTTGATGACGACGATCCGCTGCCTGTCATTGGACACTGTAAAGCTTTGTACTCATTTGATG GTCAAAATGAGGGAACACTAGTCATGGCAGAAGACGAG GTGTTGTACATCATCGAGGAGGATAAAGGTGATGGCTGGACGAGGGCGAGGAAACAGAGCGGGGGAGAGGGCTACGTCCCCACCACTTATGTAGAAATCACCATGGAAAAGAACTGTAAAGGTGCTGTCACATATATCTga
- the fnbp1l gene encoding formin-binding protein 1-like isoform X4, which translates to MENRSGENSVQSRPTHKGQSAMSWGTELWDQFDNLDKHTQWGIDFLERYAKFVKERLEIEQNYAKQLRNLVKKYCPKRSKDEEPRFTSCVSFYGILNELNDYAGQREVVAEEMGHKVYGTLMKYSQDLKAERKHHLQEGRKAQQYLDQCWKQMDNSKKKFERECKEAEKSQLTYERLDNDINATKSEVEKAKAQYYLRTHMADESKNEYAAQLQNFNAEQWKHFNNAIPHIFKNLQDMDQRRTVKLGETYRSFAEAERRVIPIISKCLEGMVSMAKAVDERRDSGIVVESFKSGFEPPGDFPFEDFSQNLSRTGSDGAISNTPKGERDGAPVSRQDPKHAMSKTKNKLWLFGKKPKWSVKMAPSVEDFSHLPPEQRRKRLQQKIDELNNKLQIEMDQRDALNKMKDVYEKTPPMGDPNSLQPKISETIFNMEKLRSEIHKHEAWLSEVEGKQASRDRRHSADNHHPTTQGRESPEGSYTEDTSQEHHTPHHSSPPQPGHPSTDPHEFDDEFDDDDPLPVIGHCKALYSFDGQNEGTLVMAEDEVLYIIEEDKGDGWTRARKQSGGEGYVPTTYVEITMEKNCKGAVTYI; encoded by the exons GACCAGTTCGATAATCTGGACAAGCACACTCAATGGGGGATTGACTTCCTGGAGCGTTATGCAAAGTTTGTTAAGGAAAGATTGGAAATTGAGCAAAATTATGCCAAGCAGCTCAG GAATTTGGTTAAGAAATACTGTCCAAAACGCTCCAAAGATGAGGAGCCAAG ATTTACATCCTGTGTGTCATTTTACGGGATACTGAATGAGCTGAATGACTATGCTGGTCAGAGGGAGGTGGTGGCCGAGGAGATGGGGCATAAGGTTTATGGAACACTGATGAAGTACAGCCAGGACCTCAAAGCAGAGCGTAAACAT CATCTGCAGGAGGGCAGGAAAGCCCAGCAGTATTTGGATCAGTGTTGGAAACAGATGGACAAT AGTAAAAAGAAGTTTGAAAGAGAATGTAAGGAAGCAGAAAAATCCCAATTAACCTATGAGAGGTTAGACAATGACATCAATGCTACAAAATCTGAAGTTGAGAAG GCCAAAGCCCAGTATTACTTGCGGACTCACATGGCTGATGAGAGTAAAAACGAGTATGCTGCCCAGCTGCAGAACTTCAATGCGGAGCAGTGGAAACATTTCAACAACGCCATACCACACATCTTTAAG AATCTGCAAGATATGGATCAGCGTCGAACGGTGAAACTTGGGGAGACGTACCGAAGTTTTGCAGAAGCAGAACGAAGAGTCATTCCTATTATTTCCAAGTGTTTAGAAGGAATGGTTTCAATGGCCAAAGCTGTTGATGAACGAAGG GATTCTGGCATAGTTGTGGAGTCATTTAAATCTGGCTTTGAACCTCCAGGCGACTTCCCCTTTGAAGACTTTAGTCAGAATCTAAGTAGAACGGGTTCAGATGGGGCCATCAGCAATACACCCAAGGGAGAGCGGGACGGCGCTCCAGTGTCACGACAAGACCCAAAACATGCAATGAGCAAAACCAAGAACAAGCTGTGGCTCTTTGGGAAAAAACCAAAG TGGTCTGTCAAGATG GCTCCGTCAGTTGAGGATTTCAGCCACTTACCCCCTGAACAGAGAAGAAAAAGGTTGCAGCAGAAAATTGATGAACTTAACAACAAGCTCCAGATAGAAATGGATCAGAG GGATGCCCTGAACAAAATGAAAGATGTGTATGAGAAGACTCCACCAATGGGGGACCCTAACAGCCTGCAGCCCAAAATATCAGAGACCATATTCAACATGGAAAAGCTTCGCTCTGAAATCCACAAGCATGAG GCTTGGTTGTCGGAAGTGGAGGGAAAGCAGGCCTCCAGAGACAGAAGGCATAGTGCAGACAATCATCATCCCACTACCCAAGGCAGAGAGAG TCCTGAAGGCAGTTATACAGAAGACACAAGTCAGGAACACCACACACCTCATCACTCCAGTCCCCCGCAGCCTGGACACCCGAGCACTGACCCACACGAGTTTGATGATGAGTTTGATGACGACGATCCGCTGCCTGTCATTGGACACTGTAAAGCTTTGTACTCATTTGATG GTCAAAATGAGGGAACACTAGTCATGGCAGAAGACGAG GTGTTGTACATCATCGAGGAGGATAAAGGTGATGGCTGGACGAGGGCGAGGAAACAGAGCGGGGGAGAGGGCTACGTCCCCACCACTTATGTAGAAATCACCATGGAAAAGAACTGTAAAGGTGCTGTCACATATATCTga
- the fnbp1l gene encoding formin-binding protein 1-like isoform X3: MENRSGENSVQSRPTHKGQSAMSWGTELWDQFDNLDKHTQWGIDFLERYAKFVKERLEIEQNYAKQLRNLVKKYCPKRSKDEEPRFTSCVSFYGILNELNDYAGQREVVAEEMGHKVYGTLMKYSQDLKAERKHHLQEGRKAQQYLDQCWKQMDNSKKKFERECKEAEKSQLTYERLDNDINATKSEVEKAKAQYYLRTHMADESKNEYAAQLQNFNAEQWKHFNNAIPHIFKNLQDMDQRRTVKLGETYRSFAEAERRVIPIISKCLEGMVSMAKAVDERRDSGIVVESFKSGFEPPGDFPFEDFSQNLSRTGSDGAISNTPKGERDGAPVSRQDPKHAMSKTKNKLWLFGKKPKLPSSSPPLPPSSSSSSRPRSSSQMFPPNRFSSDRVNNYLSEIKTSVPRIPQNLKGLRRGAPSVEDFSHLPPEQRRKRLQQKIDELNNKLQIEMDQRDALNKMKDVYEKTPPMGDPNSLQPKISETIFNMEKLRSEIHKHEAWLSEVEGKQASRDRRHSADNHHPTTQGRESPEGSYTEDTSQEHHTPHHSSPPQPGHPSTDPHEFDDEFDDDDPLPVIGHCKALYSFDGQNEGTLVMAEDEVLYIIEEDKGDGWTRARKQSGGEGYVPTTYVEITMEKNCKGAVTYI; encoded by the exons GACCAGTTCGATAATCTGGACAAGCACACTCAATGGGGGATTGACTTCCTGGAGCGTTATGCAAAGTTTGTTAAGGAAAGATTGGAAATTGAGCAAAATTATGCCAAGCAGCTCAG GAATTTGGTTAAGAAATACTGTCCAAAACGCTCCAAAGATGAGGAGCCAAG ATTTACATCCTGTGTGTCATTTTACGGGATACTGAATGAGCTGAATGACTATGCTGGTCAGAGGGAGGTGGTGGCCGAGGAGATGGGGCATAAGGTTTATGGAACACTGATGAAGTACAGCCAGGACCTCAAAGCAGAGCGTAAACAT CATCTGCAGGAGGGCAGGAAAGCCCAGCAGTATTTGGATCAGTGTTGGAAACAGATGGACAAT AGTAAAAAGAAGTTTGAAAGAGAATGTAAGGAAGCAGAAAAATCCCAATTAACCTATGAGAGGTTAGACAATGACATCAATGCTACAAAATCTGAAGTTGAGAAG GCCAAAGCCCAGTATTACTTGCGGACTCACATGGCTGATGAGAGTAAAAACGAGTATGCTGCCCAGCTGCAGAACTTCAATGCGGAGCAGTGGAAACATTTCAACAACGCCATACCACACATCTTTAAG AATCTGCAAGATATGGATCAGCGTCGAACGGTGAAACTTGGGGAGACGTACCGAAGTTTTGCAGAAGCAGAACGAAGAGTCATTCCTATTATTTCCAAGTGTTTAGAAGGAATGGTTTCAATGGCCAAAGCTGTTGATGAACGAAGG GATTCTGGCATAGTTGTGGAGTCATTTAAATCTGGCTTTGAACCTCCAGGCGACTTCCCCTTTGAAGACTTTAGTCAGAATCTAAGTAGAACGGGTTCAGATGGGGCCATCAGCAATACACCCAAGGGAGAGCGGGACGGCGCTCCAGTGTCACGACAAGACCCAAAACATGCAATGAGCAAAACCAAGAACAAGCTGTGGCTCTTTGGGAAAAAACCAAAG TTGCCTTCTTCATCTCCTCCTCTACCtccttcatcctcctcctcctcccgtcCACGTTCTTCCTCTCAAATGTTCCCTCCAAATCGGTTCAGCTCTGACCGAGTGAACAACTATCTGTCTGAGATAAAGACTTCGGTACCCAGAATTCCCCAGAACTTGAAGGGTCTAAGAAGAGGG GCTCCGTCAGTTGAGGATTTCAGCCACTTACCCCCTGAACAGAGAAGAAAAAGGTTGCAGCAGAAAATTGATGAACTTAACAACAAGCTCCAGATAGAAATGGATCAGAG GGATGCCCTGAACAAAATGAAAGATGTGTATGAGAAGACTCCACCAATGGGGGACCCTAACAGCCTGCAGCCCAAAATATCAGAGACCATATTCAACATGGAAAAGCTTCGCTCTGAAATCCACAAGCATGAG GCTTGGTTGTCGGAAGTGGAGGGAAAGCAGGCCTCCAGAGACAGAAGGCATAGTGCAGACAATCATCATCCCACTACCCAAGGCAGAGAGAG TCCTGAAGGCAGTTATACAGAAGACACAAGTCAGGAACACCACACACCTCATCACTCCAGTCCCCCGCAGCCTGGACACCCGAGCACTGACCCACACGAGTTTGATGATGAGTTTGATGACGACGATCCGCTGCCTGTCATTGGACACTGTAAAGCTTTGTACTCATTTGATG GTCAAAATGAGGGAACACTAGTCATGGCAGAAGACGAG GTGTTGTACATCATCGAGGAGGATAAAGGTGATGGCTGGACGAGGGCGAGGAAACAGAGCGGGGGAGAGGGCTACGTCCCCACCACTTATGTAGAAATCACCATGGAAAAGAACTGTAAAGGTGCTGTCACATATATCTga
- the fnbp1l gene encoding formin-binding protein 1-like isoform X2 translates to MENRSGENSVQSRPTHKGQSAMSWGTELWDQFDNLDKHTQWGIDFLERYAKFVKERLEIEQNYAKQLRNLVKKYCPKRSKDEEPRFTSCVSFYGILNELNDYAGQREVVAEEMGHKVYGTLMKYSQDLKAERKHHLQEGRKAQQYLDQCWKQMDNSKKKFERECKEAEKSQLTYERLDNDINATKSEVEKAKAQYYLRTHMADESKNEYAAQLQNFNAEQWKHFNNAIPHIFKNLQDMDQRRTVKLGETYRSFAEAERRVIPIISKCLEGMVSMAKAVDERRDSGIVVESFKSGFEPPGDFPFEDFSQNLSRTGSDGAISNTPKGERDGAPVSRQDPKHAMSKTKNKLWLFGKKPKLPSSSPPLPPSSSSSSRPRSSSQMFPPNRFSSDRVNNYLSEIKTSVPRIPQNLKGLRRGWSVKMAPSVEDFSHLPPEQRRKRLQQKIDELNNKLQIEMDQRDALNKMKDVYEKTPPMGDPNSLQPKISETIFNMEKLRSEIHKHEAWLSEVEGKQASRDRRHSADNHHPTTQGRESPEGSYTEDTSQEHHTPHHSSPPQPGHPSTDPHEFDDEFDDDDPLPVIGHCKALYSFDGQNEGTLVMAEDEVLYIIEEDKGDGWTRARKQSGGEGYVPTTYVEITMEKNCKGS, encoded by the exons GACCAGTTCGATAATCTGGACAAGCACACTCAATGGGGGATTGACTTCCTGGAGCGTTATGCAAAGTTTGTTAAGGAAAGATTGGAAATTGAGCAAAATTATGCCAAGCAGCTCAG GAATTTGGTTAAGAAATACTGTCCAAAACGCTCCAAAGATGAGGAGCCAAG ATTTACATCCTGTGTGTCATTTTACGGGATACTGAATGAGCTGAATGACTATGCTGGTCAGAGGGAGGTGGTGGCCGAGGAGATGGGGCATAAGGTTTATGGAACACTGATGAAGTACAGCCAGGACCTCAAAGCAGAGCGTAAACAT CATCTGCAGGAGGGCAGGAAAGCCCAGCAGTATTTGGATCAGTGTTGGAAACAGATGGACAAT AGTAAAAAGAAGTTTGAAAGAGAATGTAAGGAAGCAGAAAAATCCCAATTAACCTATGAGAGGTTAGACAATGACATCAATGCTACAAAATCTGAAGTTGAGAAG GCCAAAGCCCAGTATTACTTGCGGACTCACATGGCTGATGAGAGTAAAAACGAGTATGCTGCCCAGCTGCAGAACTTCAATGCGGAGCAGTGGAAACATTTCAACAACGCCATACCACACATCTTTAAG AATCTGCAAGATATGGATCAGCGTCGAACGGTGAAACTTGGGGAGACGTACCGAAGTTTTGCAGAAGCAGAACGAAGAGTCATTCCTATTATTTCCAAGTGTTTAGAAGGAATGGTTTCAATGGCCAAAGCTGTTGATGAACGAAGG GATTCTGGCATAGTTGTGGAGTCATTTAAATCTGGCTTTGAACCTCCAGGCGACTTCCCCTTTGAAGACTTTAGTCAGAATCTAAGTAGAACGGGTTCAGATGGGGCCATCAGCAATACACCCAAGGGAGAGCGGGACGGCGCTCCAGTGTCACGACAAGACCCAAAACATGCAATGAGCAAAACCAAGAACAAGCTGTGGCTCTTTGGGAAAAAACCAAAG TTGCCTTCTTCATCTCCTCCTCTACCtccttcatcctcctcctcctcccgtcCACGTTCTTCCTCTCAAATGTTCCCTCCAAATCGGTTCAGCTCTGACCGAGTGAACAACTATCTGTCTGAGATAAAGACTTCGGTACCCAGAATTCCCCAGAACTTGAAGGGTCTAAGAAGAGGG TGGTCTGTCAAGATG GCTCCGTCAGTTGAGGATTTCAGCCACTTACCCCCTGAACAGAGAAGAAAAAGGTTGCAGCAGAAAATTGATGAACTTAACAACAAGCTCCAGATAGAAATGGATCAGAG GGATGCCCTGAACAAAATGAAAGATGTGTATGAGAAGACTCCACCAATGGGGGACCCTAACAGCCTGCAGCCCAAAATATCAGAGACCATATTCAACATGGAAAAGCTTCGCTCTGAAATCCACAAGCATGAG GCTTGGTTGTCGGAAGTGGAGGGAAAGCAGGCCTCCAGAGACAGAAGGCATAGTGCAGACAATCATCATCCCACTACCCAAGGCAGAGAGAG TCCTGAAGGCAGTTATACAGAAGACACAAGTCAGGAACACCACACACCTCATCACTCCAGTCCCCCGCAGCCTGGACACCCGAGCACTGACCCACACGAGTTTGATGATGAGTTTGATGACGACGATCCGCTGCCTGTCATTGGACACTGTAAAGCTTTGTACTCATTTGATG GTCAAAATGAGGGAACACTAGTCATGGCAGAAGACGAG GTGTTGTACATCATCGAGGAGGATAAAGGTGATGGCTGGACGAGGGCGAGGAAACAGAGCGGGGGAGAGGGCTACGTCCCCACCACTTATGTAGAAATCACCATGGAAAAGAACTGTAAAG